From one Acidimicrobiales bacterium genomic stretch:
- a CDS encoding HD-GYP domain-containing protein, with protein MRVAVVAAPFAASVAVAIGVARLLGTPVDTPERVLWWLAVLAASLASLVVFDRAARRLLPLAALLELSLIFPDRAPSRLGVALRSGSTGKLRAREVEALRRGELEPAEAAHTILALAASLNVHDRDTRGHSERVRAYADLIGAELGLDPADRDRLRWAALLHDLGKLTVPSHTLHAAGELSHDDWETLRRHPIEGARLAEPLRAWLGPWGLAIEQHHERYDGTGYPFGLVGDQISLGARIVAVADSYDAMTSVRSYNSPRSPAAARQELAAHAGTHFDPAVVRAFLSISLGRLRWVMGPLAFLAALPFALPAAGARRGLESAGRTAALGTVTLVATVSMVQPPALGPQLGPAEAPVVRAPQAVVPPTIPSVAAAPVETTTTSVPPVATTAAPVSPPAPPTNRRPPAPATVPPTTAAPKVVVVTTTPPPPSPPPAPPPTAAAR; from the coding sequence GTGCGGGTGGCCGTCGTCGCCGCCCCCTTCGCGGCGTCGGTGGCGGTGGCGATCGGGGTCGCCCGGTTGCTCGGGACCCCCGTGGACACGCCCGAACGCGTGCTGTGGTGGCTCGCCGTCCTCGCCGCGTCGCTCGCCTCGCTGGTGGTCTTCGACCGGGCCGCCCGGCGGCTCCTCCCCCTCGCCGCCCTCCTCGAGCTGTCGCTGATCTTCCCCGACCGCGCCCCGTCACGCCTCGGCGTGGCGCTCCGCAGCGGGTCGACGGGGAAGCTCCGTGCCCGCGAGGTGGAGGCACTGCGCCGCGGGGAGCTCGAGCCGGCCGAGGCGGCCCACACCATCCTCGCCCTGGCCGCCAGCCTCAACGTCCACGACCGCGACACCCGCGGTCACTCCGAGCGGGTGCGGGCCTACGCCGACCTCATCGGCGCCGAGCTGGGCCTCGACCCGGCGGACCGGGACCGCCTGCGCTGGGCGGCCCTCCTCCACGACCTGGGCAAGCTCACCGTTCCGAGCCACACCCTGCATGCGGCGGGGGAGCTGTCCCACGACGACTGGGAGACGCTGCGCCGCCACCCCATCGAGGGAGCCCGCCTGGCCGAGCCGCTCCGCGCCTGGCTAGGCCCGTGGGGCCTCGCCATCGAGCAGCACCATGAGCGCTACGACGGGACGGGCTATCCCTTCGGGCTGGTCGGCGACCAGATCAGCCTGGGTGCCCGGATCGTGGCCGTGGCCGACAGCTACGACGCCATGACGTCGGTCCGGTCGTACAACTCCCCCCGCAGCCCGGCGGCGGCCCGCCAGGAGCTGGCCGCCCACGCCGGCACCCACTTCGACCCCGCCGTGGTGCGGGCATTCCTGTCCATCTCGCTCGGGCGGCTGCGGTGGGTGATGGGCCCGCTCGCCTTCCTGGCCGCCCTGCCCTTCGCCCTGCCGGCCGCCGGCGCCCGGCGGGGCCTGGAATCGGCGGGACGGACCGCCGCGCTGGGCACGGTGACGCTCGTGGCCACCGTGTCGATGGTGCAACCACCGGCCCTCGGTCCGCAGCTCGGGCCGGCGGAGGCACCAGTGGTGCGCGCGCCGCAGGCGGTGGTGCCCCCGACCATCCCCTCCGTCGCCGCCGCTCCCGTGGAGACCACCACGACCTCCGTTCCCCCGGTCGCGACCACGGCGGCCCCGGTGTCGCCGCCCGCACCCCCGACCAATCGGCGGCCGCCCGCCCCGGCCACCGTCCCTCCGACCACCGCCGCGCCGAAGGTCGTGGTGGTGACCACCACGCCGCCGCCGCCGTCTCCGCCTCCGGCGCCCCCGCCCACCGCCGCCGCCCGGTGA
- a CDS encoding CAP domain-containing protein encodes MATAALALATLGMVTRADRAEALQCPPGTVQLGILCIRSAPTTAPPAPTTTTTAAPVVALPPVTAPPVVAPPAAPAVSVADGARRLMDLANAERAKAGLGSLAWRDDVAAIALAHSERMAAAGDIFHSDTFFGATVKNLLNVVARGENVAYNGSIESAHSRLMASSGHRANILDSRFSVVGIGVVRHADGRYFITQNFIQPAGAPRSVAPRPAATPAPRAAAAKPAAPKPAPAPAAPATVATTVAPATTTTEVPAAVVPADAATLSLAGAAPEVFTAVPASASGKVSPALAAVAALLVVALMALACWLIPRRFRS; translated from the coding sequence GTGGCCACGGCCGCACTGGCACTGGCCACCCTGGGCATGGTCACCCGCGCCGACCGAGCCGAGGCACTCCAGTGCCCGCCCGGCACGGTGCAGCTGGGCATCCTCTGCATCCGCAGCGCCCCCACCACCGCGCCGCCCGCGCCCACGACCACCACGACCGCTGCCCCGGTGGTCGCGCTCCCGCCGGTCACCGCCCCCCCCGTGGTCGCGCCGCCGGCTGCTCCCGCCGTGTCGGTCGCCGACGGGGCCCGGCGCCTCATGGACCTCGCCAACGCCGAGCGGGCCAAGGCCGGCCTCGGCTCCCTGGCGTGGCGTGACGACGTGGCCGCCATCGCCCTCGCCCACAGCGAGCGCATGGCCGCCGCCGGCGACATCTTCCACAGCGACACCTTCTTCGGCGCCACCGTCAAGAACCTGCTGAACGTCGTGGCCCGGGGCGAGAACGTCGCCTACAACGGCAGCATCGAGAGCGCCCACTCCCGCCTGATGGCCAGCAGCGGGCACCGGGCCAACATCCTGGACTCCCGGTTCTCGGTGGTGGGCATCGGCGTCGTGCGCCACGCCGACGGCCGGTACTTCATCACCCAGAACTTCATCCAGCCGGCCGGCGCCCCCCGATCGGTGGCGCCCCGCCCGGCGGCGACCCCGGCGCCCAGGGCCGCCGCCGCCAAGCCGGCCGCCCCCAAGCCGGCCCCGGCACCCGCCGCCCCGGCGACGGTCGCCACCACGGTGGCTCCGGCCACGACGACCACCGAGGTGCCCGCCGCGGTGGTCCCGGCCGACGCGGCGACGCTGTCCCTCGCCGGCGCCGCCCCCGAGGTGTTCACCGCCGTGCCCGCCTCGGCGTCCGGCAAGGTGAGCCCGGCCCTCGCCGCGGTGGCGGCCCTCCTCGTCGTGGCCCTCATGGCCCTCGCCTGCTGGCTCATCCCCCGCCGGTTCCGCTCGTAG